Proteins encoded by one window of Rutidosis leptorrhynchoides isolate AG116_Rl617_1_P2 chromosome 7, CSIRO_AGI_Rlap_v1, whole genome shotgun sequence:
- the LOC139857139 gene encoding uncharacterized protein — protein MDEVITAADASSSLRSYSSESSILPANLPLLTAFLSLFIAQFLKVFTHWYKEKKWDTRRMLSSGGMPSSHSSTVTALAACIGLQEGMGSSAFAIAVVLACVVMYDATGVRLHAGRQAELLNQIVCELPPEHPLSNVRPLRDSLGHTPFQVAAGAVLGVTMAIFMKMST, from the exons ATGGATGAGGTGATTACAGCGGCTGATGCGTCTTCAAGTCTTCGATCGTACTCATCAGAATCGTCCATTTTACCTGCGAATTTACCTCTTCTTACCGCATTTTTATCTTTATTTATCGCGCAGTTCCTTAAAGTGTTCACTCATTG GTATAAAGAGAAGAAATGGGATACGAGAAGGATGCTTAGTTCAGGTGGCATGCCATCATCACATTCTTCAACAGTGACAGCACTTGCTGCATGCATAGGCTTACAAGAGGGCATGGGTTCATCGGCTTTTGCCATTGCAGTTGTTTTGGCATGTGTT GTAATGTATGATGCAACTGGTGTTAGACTTCATGCTGGTCGACAAGCCGAG CTATTAAATCAAATTGTTTGTGAGCTGCCTCCAGAACATCCACTTTCCAATGTCAGGCCTCTACGAGACTCACTGGGTCACACTCCATTCCAG GTGGCAGCAGGTGCGGTTCTGGGAGTAACGATGGCCATATTCATGAAGATGTCAACTTGA